In Candidatus Brocadia sp., the genomic stretch GGATTGATATTGAAGAACGCTGTAAAAAAGTGGGGGAAATGTTAATCCAGATTACCGACCCCAAAAAAATCGATACCCTTTCCCAGGTAATAAAAAATATAGATACCCTGGCTTTACTCCTGAAACAATTCGAGAGAGTGCCTGACACCCTGGCAATGATTGTGGATTCATTTGATGAACTGTGCAAAAATGCTGAACGATCAGGAATCGATTTCGGATTGATCATGAAACAGGGAAAAGATGCAGCATCAAAAATGAACGGGCTTCTCAGATCAGACGAGTTGAAAGTACTCATGAATTCCGGCATTCTGAACCCTAAGGCGGTACATATAGTAGCGCAAGCCGGATGCGCGCTTGCGGATTGCAAAGAAGATCGTCCTCAGAAAATTGGAATATTAGGACTGATAAAGGCGTTAGGAAATTGTGACCTGCAATGCGCACTCGGATTTCTTATCAGTTTCGGTAAACGATTTGGGCGTTTGCTCAAAAATAATGGATTGTAACGACTGAACAGAAAAGCACAAGAGCTTTTCCCTTAATACTCTCAGCACAGAGGAGATCTTTCCATGTCACAAAAAGATACATATCAGGTAGTAATTGTCGGCGGCGGTACTGCCGGTATTACGGTAGCAGCGCAATTAA encodes the following:
- a CDS encoding DUF1641 domain-containing protein; translated protein: MEYDKTKEPAPQESLDIPKITELLTHLSVRIDSLERSLANMEGITKKLPVVMAITTDSIDEYYRNAVKSGIDIEERCKKVGEMLIQITDPKKIDTLSQVIKNIDTLALLLKQFERVPDTLAMIVDSFDELCKNAERSGIDFGLIMKQGKDAASKMNGLLRSDELKVLMNSGILNPKAVHIVAQAGCALADCKEDRPQKIGILGLIKALGNCDLQCALGFLISFGKRFGRLLKNNGL